The window AGCCCGATCCTGCGCCCCACGGCGATAGAGATCAGCATCATTCCCGTCATAATCCCGAGGCCGCCGATCTGGATGAGTCCCATCATGATTATCTGCGACAGCAAGCCGAAATCCGTTGCGATATCCACGACGCCGAGCCCCGTGACGCAGACCGCCGACGTCGCCATAAAGAGCGCGTCGACGGGCGAGAGGGGCTTGGCGTAGACAAAATTATTAGAGAGCCATAAGAGAAAGGCTCCCGCCAGTATCACCAGCAGGAACCCTGAAAGTATGACTCTTTCCACCTTGTAAGAGGTATGAAAACGCAACGTCTTCCACACTCGCTACATAAAAAACAGGTCTATTTACAGAGCCGCGCGCGCCTTTTCAACAAGCTGTGCGAAGGCGGGCGCGTCATTGACGGCGAGGTCGGCGAGCATCTTGCGGTTTATCGTGATGTTCGCTCTCTTGAGGCCGTTGATGAGCGCGCTGTAGGCGATGCCGTTCACGCGGGCGGCGGCGTTGATACGGACTATCCACAGCTTGCGGAAGTCACGCTTCTTGAGCTTGCGGCCTGCGAAGGCGCTCGTAAGCGCGTGCAGGTAGGCTTCGCGGGCGCGGCGGTAGACATTCTTCTTGCGGCCCCAAAAACCCTTCGTGATGCTGTATAGTTTTTTCTGCTTATTGCGGCTGGCGCTTGATCCCTTTACTCGCATTATATGTCACTCCTTGAAATTTATCTGATTAACCGTGGCTGCGCTTTACGCGTAGGGGAGCATCTTCTTTACGTGCGCCTCTACCCCTGTCGGGAGAATCCCCTTCTTCCTCAGCGTGCGGAGACGCTTTGAGTTCTTTGAAGAAAGAAGATGTCCGCGGCCGCTCTTCTTGAAGCTCACCTTGCCCGAACCGGTTATCTTAAAGCGCTTTTTCGTTGCGGAATGTGTTTTCATCTTAGGCATGTTGCTTGTCCTCCTCTAATATTCTTACCCCAGAGAGGGTAACTTGAATTTTTATATCTGGTCGGCGTCAGGCAGAACGTCCTTCTTGACCCTCTGCGCCTTCACCGGCGCCGCGGCGCTCCCCTCGCTCCGGGGCTTGGGCTCCGCTGCGGCCTCCGGTTTCTTCACCGGGGTCTCGGCGGCGGGCGCTATCATGATCCTCATGTAAGAGCCCTCCATGCGCGGCTCCATCTCCACCTTGCCGAACTCGGAGACGGCGGCGACGACCTTTTTCAAAACTTCGCGCCCTCTGTCGAGGAAAGCCATCTCACGTCCGCGGAAGAAAATGGAAACCTTGACGCGGTGTCCCGCCTGAAGGAAGGTCTGGATCGCCTTCACCTTGAACTCATAGTCATGCAGGTCTATCTTCGGACGCATCTTGATCTCTTTGACGACCTGGTTCTTCTGTTTCTTGCGCGCGTCCTTGTCGCGTTTTTGCTGCTGGAAGCGGAACTTCCCGTAATTCATAATACGGCATACGGGCGGCTTCGCCTGGGGCGCGACCTCAACGAGGTCCAGCTCCGCGGCCTCGGCCATTTTGAGAGCTTCCTGAATACTTACCACTCCGCGCTTGGCGTTTTGCTCGTCAATGAGGAGAATTTCCGGCGATCTTATCTCGGAATTTACGCGGGGTTCGTCTTCCCTTGTGTTTGCTATGGTATTGCACCTCCTGAAAAATTTATCTACTCATACAAAAAGAGCCCGGATACATAAGAATGCACCCAGACCCTTGAAATATCTTCTCGGGGGCGAGCCTGACAACTGAAAGCGTCGGCAGGCGAGAGGGGCATCCTCTGCTTAAAACCCATTGATACTAATCAACTGAGAGATAGTACCACAACGCGCTGCGATATGCAAGCGCCGCGAACGAAATATCATAGTAAACGCGTCAATAAGAGCCAGCGTCAGTCCCAAAAGACGCTCGACGCCGGGGCAAGCCCGGAGGGACGGAATGGACGATGGTAGTTTTGTCTTGTCACTCCAGCCTCCGGGCCGGAGCCTGGCAGCGTTGGAGTTGTCTTATTATTTATTACGAATCAAAAGCCCGGATGGGCGGGAGGGTGGCTCTCTCGTCGTCTCCGGGCTTGACTTGGGCTTAGTCTTTCTGACTTGCCTTATCCATTTGGTTTTGCCTTGTTGCCTTTGTTTTACTTATTCTGCTTTGTCTTATTTTTCCTGCCCGGTTTTATTCCCTTCCCGTCTTACCTTTTCTTTCTCCATGCCAGCGGCAGGAGGGCGATGAGCGCAAGCGCTCCGAGGCCGACGCTGCATCCGCCGGAACCGCCGTTGTGTTCGATGGAGTTCCAGAGGACCTTATACTGGCTCCTGGGGTCGCGCTGTTCAGAGGCGAAGAGGTAGGGCGAGAAGGCACGTAC is drawn from Cloacibacillus porcorum and contains these coding sequences:
- the rpmI gene encoding 50S ribosomal protein L35; this encodes MPKMKTHSATKKRFKITGSGKVSFKKSGRGHLLSSKNSKRLRTLRKKGILPTGVEAHVKKMLPYA
- the infC gene encoding translation initiation factor IF-3 yields the protein MANTREDEPRVNSEIRSPEILLIDEQNAKRGVVSIQEALKMAEAAELDLVEVAPQAKPPVCRIMNYGKFRFQQQKRDKDARKKQKNQVVKEIKMRPKIDLHDYEFKVKAIQTFLQAGHRVKVSIFFRGREMAFLDRGREVLKKVVAAVSEFGKVEMEPRMEGSYMRIMIAPAAETPVKKPEAAAEPKPRSEGSAAAPVKAQRVKKDVLPDADQI
- the rplT gene encoding 50S ribosomal protein L20; amino-acid sequence: MRVKGSSASRNKQKKLYSITKGFWGRKKNVYRRAREAYLHALTSAFAGRKLKKRDFRKLWIVRINAAARVNGIAYSALINGLKRANITINRKMLADLAVNDAPAFAQLVEKARAAL